In Pseudomonas sp. ADAK2, the genomic window AACCCCGACGCCAGGATCATCGACAAAAACGGTTGTAAGTCGAAGCGCAGGTGCAGCCCCAGAGTCACCCCTGCGCCTATCCAGCCCGCCAAGCCCATGAGCACCTGCAGAAGGCGCAATAGGTTATTGAGAATGACCAGCGTCTTGCTTATTTTCACTACAGCCTTCCTTGAGCTTGTAACCGGCACAATAGCCCCGGATTTTCCAGGCGCTCGCGACAGTCAGTAGTTGGTCAGCATCCTGCTAGGGCAAAGCGTCGCGCTTGGCGAAGATGCTTGCCATTTGCGCCGCATTCTCGGTTCCCCAGGTGCACAGCGGCATGATCGCGTCTGCCAGGCTGCGACCGAGCGGGGTCAGCGTGTAGTCCACGCGTGGCGGCACTTCCTTGTAGTCGGTTCGCGCCAGCACGTGATCGGCCTCCAGATCCTTCAATTGCTGGATCAGCACCTTGTCACTGACGCCCGGGATCAAACGCTTGAGCTCGCCGTAACGCTTCGGGCCATCGCGCAGGAAAAACAAGACCAGCGGTTTCCACTTGCCCGAGATGATGCGCAGCGTGGCGTTAAGCCCACAACCGGTGCCACAGATTTCAGAAGTCGTCGTCATTTTTTGATACTTACCTAAAGGTGCATACTTGTCCTTAGGTTATCAGCGCTGCATCCTCGTCTCAAGCAAGCAATTCCCTGCTTGGCACAACTCCAACGAAGGATGTACGACATGACCAGACTGAATGGAAAGACCGCCGTGATCACCGGCGGCGCTACCGGCATCGGCCGCGCCGCTGCAAAACGCTTCATCGAGGAGGGCGCCTTCGTCTTCATCTTCGGCCGCCGGCAGGAAGCGCTCGATGCTGCTGTCGCCGAACTCGGGCCCAATGCCCGCGCGGTGAAGGGCTCGGTGTCCGATCTGGCCGACCTCGACCGACTCTACGCAGCGGTGAAGGCCGAGCGCG contains:
- a CDS encoding winged helix-turn-helix transcriptional regulator, with protein sequence MTTTSEICGTGCGLNATLRIISGKWKPLVLFFLRDGPKRYGELKRLIPGVSDKVLIQQLKDLEADHVLARTDYKEVPPRVDYTLTPLGRSLADAIMPLCTWGTENAAQMASIFAKRDALP